A stretch of the Panthera uncia isolate 11264 chromosome D1, Puncia_PCG_1.0, whole genome shotgun sequence genome encodes the following:
- the LOC125913613 gene encoding olfactory receptor 56A3-like codes for MTVHQNGTISFEISDFLLNCFVRSPSWKLWLSLPLSLLLLLAMGANGILLITIRMEVSLHEPMYYLLSLLSLLDIVLCLTVIPKILAIFWFDLKSISFYACFLQMYIMNCFFGMEPCTFMVMAYDRYVAICHPLRYSSIITDHFVAKAAIFILARNALLTMFIPILSARLHYCGNNIIENCMCANLSVSKLSCDNIGFNRIYHLVVAWTLLGSDLILIIFSYTFILRAVLRLKTKGAAAKALSTCGSHFILILFFSTILLVFVFTHIAKKKISPDIPVLLNVLHHVIPAALNPIVYGVRTQEIKEGIRKLLRRARENRK; via the coding sequence atgACAGTGCATCAAAATGGCACCATCTCCTTTGAGATTTCAGACTTCCTCCTGAATTGTTTTGTCAGGTCCCCCAGCTGGAAGCTCTGGTTGTCCCTGCcactcagcctcctcctcctcctggctaTGGGGGCCAATGGTATTCTCTTGATCACCATTCGGATGGAGGTCTCTCTACATGAGCCCATGTACTACCTGCTCAGCCTCCTCTCCCTACTGGACATTGTGCTTTGCCTCACCGTCATCCCCAAGATTCTGGCCATCTTCTGGTTTGACCTCAAGTCCATCAGCTTCTATGCCTGCTTCCTCCAGATGTACATCATGAATTGCTTCTTTGGCATGGAGCCCTGCACATTCATGgtcatggcctatgaccgctatgtaGCCATCTGCCACCCACTGAGGTACTCATCCATCATCACTGATCATTTTGTAGCCAAggctgccatttttattttggccAGAAATGCACTTCTTACTATGTTCATTCCCATCCTCTCTGCCCGGCTCCATTATTGTGGAAACAATATAATTGAGAACTGTATGTGTGCCAATCTCTCTGTGTCCAAGCTCTCCTGTGATAACATTGGCTTTAACAGAATTTACCATTTAGTTGTGGCCTGGACTCTACTGGGCTCTGACCTCATTCTCATCATCTTCTCCTATACCTTCATCCTACGAGCCGTTCTTAGACTCAAGACAAAAGGGGCAGCTGCCAAAGCTCTGAGCACTTGTGGCTCTCACTTCATCCTCATCCTCTTCTTCAGCACCATcctgctggtttttgtttttacccacattgccaagaaaaaaatttcccctgATATCCCTGTCTTACTTAATGTGTTACACCATGTAATTCCTGCAGCTCTCAACCCCATTGTCTATGGGGTACGAACTCAGGAGATTAAAGAGGGGATTAGGAAATTACtgaggagggcaagagagaacagaaagtaa